From one Plasmodium knowlesi strain H genome assembly, chromosome: 11 genomic stretch:
- a CDS encoding 60S ribosomal protein L19, putative has translation MSLKLQKRLAASVLKCGKNKIWMDPNEISEISLANSRFSIRKLYKEGLILKKPQKVHSRARVRLYKLAKRKGRHMGIGKRRGTKNARTNQKTLWIKRQRVLRRLLKRLRDAKKIDRHLYHSFYLKCKGNQFKNKRTLIEAIQREKTETLKKKSIADQLEAKRLKAQMLRNKRKLKKDKEALS, from the exons ATG TCGCTCAAATTGCAGAAGAGATTAGCAGCGTCCGTGTTGAAGtgtggaaagaataaaatatggATGGACCCAAATGAAATTAGCGAAATTTCGCTAGCCAATTCGA GATTCAGCATAAGGAAGCTGTACAAGGAGGGcctcattttaaaaaaaccaCAGAAGGTCCACAGCAGAGCAAGAGTAAGACTGTACAAATTGgcaaaaagaaagggaagacatATGGGCATAGGTAAAAGGAGAGGTACCAAGAATGCCAGAACAAATCAGAAAACCTTGTGGATTAAACGACAACGTGTGTTGAGGAGATTGCTAAAAAGATTGAGAGATGCAAAGAAAATAGATAGACATTTGTACCACTCCTTTTATCTGAAGTGCAAAGGTAaccaatttaaaaataagagaaCGTTAATTGAGGCCATTCAGAGAGAAAAAACCGAGACcttgaagaagaaatccATAGCCGATCAGCTCGAGGCCAAGAGATTAAAGGCACAGATGTTACGAAACAAGAGAAAGTTAAAGAAGGACAAGGAGGCTTTATCGTAA
- a CDS encoding F-box protein FBXO6, putative produces MDTSDDVVFPTKGRKRNLQCDEVFNKQARVEGVPDRVNTSTVRIEIRSSIGKEVDCPIRAEFINPPTIGSGRSAPPAERLVTPEQKLRTEGRLQNSDTVCNILSFMPFSQRWSCKLLSRSFYQAFHTKYAWNHVDVRFLDVDIFKFNFLKTFNRHFVNTFSLFLSINENTSAEPTINLAMNNFPRLTDLRLYCRKKNNNYIFEGVHPMVSSLLSGKATVAQGEVHREGKNPKEGDTSNDKHEHGDGSASGMIYPRERPGNHCSQSPVDLPDWDLELNDLFLYSRYYGHREGERQNGRDNEEDDGDEVAQEVEDPADNLHAIAARTHIWKAKKIQLSNQFEHLERLVLDVKIRGDELLPFVGKMTNLKDIILSKLLYTDKLNRAQCITIFTCFIEQIKKNNIRVLQLGLFFTREYKPTDYIDNELFRKIVKGRTEHTSHVDKEEGDELIYILHKNHLHSLYCLWSNDLFISFDMYERIHTFSNLKIWILPGWRALSLVKQ; encoded by the exons ATGGACACCAGTGACGATGTGGTTTTTCCGactaaaggaagaaaaagaaatttgcaATGTGATGAGGTGTTTAATAAACAGGCACGGGTAGAGGGAGTCCCCGACAGGGTCAACACGAGCACGGTGCGTATAGAGATTCGCAGTTCCATTGGAAAAGAGGTTGACTGCCCCATCAGAGCTGAATTTATTAATCCTCCTACAATTGGGAGTGGGAGAAGTGCGCCGCCCGCGGAGCGGTTAGTAACCCCCGAACAGAAGTTACGCACAGAAGGCCGACTCCAAAATAGCGATACCGTCTGTAACATCTTGTCTTTTATGCCCTTCTCCCAAAGATGGAGCTGCAAATTATTAAGTAGGTCCTTCTACCAAGCCTTTCACACGAAATATGCATGGAATCACGTAGATGTACGGTTTCTAGATGTAGACATTTTTAAgttcaattttttgaaaacgTTCAACAGGCACTTTGTGAATACCTTCTCCTTATTTTTATCGATAAATGAGAACACAAGCGCAGAGCCGACCATCAATTTAGCTATGAATAATTTCCCACGCTTGACTGATCTTCGCCTGTACtgtcggaaaaaaaacaacaattatatttttgaGGGGGTTCACCCGATGGTTTCGAGTCTACTGAGCGGGAAGGCGACTGTGGCGCAGGGGGAAGTACAtagagaagggaagaatcCGAAGGAGGGCGACACCTCGAACGACAAACACGAGCATGGGGATGGTAGTGCCTCTGGAATGATTTATCCGCGGGAGCGTCCTGGTAACCACTGTAGCCAGTCTCCTGTAGACCTCCCCGATTGGGATTTGGAGCTGAACGACCTTTTTTTGTATAGTCGATATTATGGACATAGGGAAGGAGAGCGTCAAAATGGGAGGGATAACGAAGAGGACGATGGTGACGAGGTCGCGCAGGAGGTGGAGGATCCCGCGGATAACCTTCACGCAATTGCAGCGCGAACGCATATATGGAAAGCGAAAAAGATCCAATTGTCTAACCAATTTGAGCACCTAGAACGGTTGGTGTTGGACGTGAAAATTAGAGGAGATGaacttctcccttttgttgGAAAAATGACTAACCTAAAGGACATAATCCTAAGCAAGCTCCTATACACAGACAAGCTAAACCGGGCTCAGTGCATAACCATATTTACATGCTTTATTgagcagataaaaaaaaataacattcgTGTATTGCAACTTGGGTTGTTCTTCACGCGCGAGTACAAACCGACTGACTATATAGACAATGAACTATTtcgaaaaattgtaaagggAAGGACGGAACATACCTCTCATGTAGATAAGGAGGAGGGGGACGAGCTTATATATATCCTTCACAAGAACCACTTGCATTCGCTCTACTGTCTCTGGAGCAACGACCTCTTCATATCGTTCGATATGTACGAGCGGATTCATACCTTCAG cAACCTGAAAATATGGATCCTGCCCGGCTGGCGCGCTCTATCACTGGTGAAGCAGTGA
- a CDS encoding thiamine-phosphate synthase, putative, translated as MQKMKKNFSSPGLLGLSEWPRLRELSPFRWASTRCSSSGKPVDYSLYLVTDDKFFMDKENVCNTLIGKVREGVLGGVGLVQLRLKKADDRYFYNTAVRMKHMLAKYKVPLVINNRIDICLGVDADGVHVGRTDLPINVARDMLGEDKIVGATINFSNDEDIEMALNNNVDYIAHEHTLYESTTKPIAASHHDGIKEQIRMLLCRIKHLQEKGKIYKPNLNSEAPPIILIGGINTNNIQQTMITFWDSSAGVAVVSNIIGEKCNSFFNSLRLRYVIDKHKKGYNDAFMNLCMSCLRYVFWTNVESDMKGVYTNWMVREPHMHIPRSEAKGCNFRLATNMNVKKNVLHFFQNNLDLKFVQLNQPAVCTSVGGGNFFLFGSKRTDGRAPATGATKSTEAGEGCYLHGEDKRMPFSHDQCVSKWIKENKKIRGGVFILIGEDFLALFQKLLTPEFFHRNNFVVITKKKQSGWKTVRCSVRGASIQFNNNLINVALENIHVDSEVMNQFAILLAYFLMVQEKMKEVSPQFLTQIVGEGEATAEAGEEGKLLKLAAAVNMSFEVFSNEHTGLGLATFSS; from the coding sequence atgcaaaaaatgaagaagaattttAGTTCGCCCGGTTTGCTCGGCTTGTCCGAGTGGCCTAGACTTAGGGAgctttccccctttcgtTGGGCTTCCACGCGGTGTAGCTCGTCCGGGAAACCTGTGGACTACTCCCTGTACCTGGTGACGGacgataaattttttatggaTAAAGAGAACGTGTGCAACACGCTGATTGGGAAAGTGAGAGAAGGAGTTCTTGGCGGAGTGGGGTTGGTGCAACTGAGGTTGAAGAAGGCAGATGACAGatatttttacaacacaGCCGTAAGGATGAAACATATGCTAGCTAAATACAAAGTCCCACTAGTAATAAATAACAGAATAGATATCTGCCTAGGTGTAGATGCTGATGGAGTGCATGTGGGTAGAACAGATCTCCCCATAAATGTAGCGAGAGACATGCTAGGAGAAGACAAAATTGTCGGCGCAACCATAAATTTTAGCAATGACGAGGATATTGAGATGGCCCTAAACAACAACGTCGATTACATAGCCCATGAACACACATTATATGAATCCACAACAAAGCCAATTGCAGCTTCGCATCACGACGGGATAAAGGAACAAATACGCATGCTACTGTGTAGAATAAAGCATCTTcaagagaagggaaaaatttacaagcCAAATTTAAATTCAGAAGCTCCACCTATTATACTCATTGGAGGTATTAACACCAACAACATTCAGCAAACTATGATAACTTTTTGGGACTCATCTGCAGGGGTTGCAGTTGTATCGAATATCATTGGAGAAAAGTGCAACTCCTTTTTCAATTCATTAAGGTTAAGGTATGTAATagataaacataaaaaaggttACAACGACGCCTTTATGAATCTGTGCATGAGTTGTTTGCGTTATGTTTTTTGGACTAACGTAGAAAGCGACATGAAGGGGGTATACACAAATTGGATGGTGAGGGAAccacacatgcacataccaCGGAGCGAGGCAAAAGGCTGTAACTTCCGGTTAGCTACAAatatgaatgtcaaaaaaaacgttctccacttttttcaaaataatcttGATTTGAAATTTGTACAATTAAATCAGCCCGCTGTGTGCACTTCCGTTGGGGGcggcaattttttccttttcggtTCAAAGCGCACGGATGGACGGGCTCCAGCAACCGGTGCAACAAAATCAACCGAAGCAGGGGAGGGTTGTTACCTGCACGGTGAAGACAAAAGAATGCCCTTTTCGCATGATCAATGTGTAAGCAAATGgattaaagaaaataaaaaaattagaggCGGGGTCTTCATTCTTATAGGGGAGGATTTCTTAGCCCTATTCCAAAAATTGTTGACGCCTGAATTTTTCCACAGAAACAATTTTGTTGTTAtcacgaagaagaaacagagCGGCTGGAAGACGGTGCGGTGTAGTGTGCGCGGCGCTTCCATACAGTTCAATAATAATTTAATCAATGTCGCGTTGGAGAATATTCACGTGGACAGTGAGGTAATGAACCAGTTTGCCATTTTACtcgcatattttttaatggtgCAGGAGAAGATGAAGGAGGTGTCGCCTCAGTTTTTAACTCAAATTGTGGGGGAGGGAGAAGCAACGGCGGAagcaggggaagaaggaaaacttcTTAAATTAGCCGCTGCGGTGAACATGTCCTTCGAGGTGTTTTCAAATGAGCACACAGGTTTGGGGTTGGCGACCTTCTCCTCttaa
- a CDS encoding pre-mRNA-splicing factor CWF7, putative, which yields MWPPFGNLFVKRHEEQEPSSASPTSSISPHCNGPGKIVETQITQEETEEQNALSELNNEEDQSEREEKEEGGKKKKLYELNELHYLVNALPYIDSHDSELEKNAKQLVEEEMMLMQKQNEIKNYLQNFDIPQSVYVKIKNSVIPNELKRCEQNINMEKLNLNYYNIDKEELNEEKNVNQWANTLTKHKIVLENMHNALINVELMNKYKEVMWSEHMKVFAHIDVNLQNNIKLLKDQIDNINKQRKLHQLSYVKDLSALQNERSEYKRKNDIVLEEIKKLLSENLHLRYRRNEA from the coding sequence ATGTGGCCCCCCTTTGGAAACTTATTCGTTAAGCGGCACGAAGAGCAAGAACCTTCCTCCGCATCTCCcacttcttccatttccccGCACTGCAATGGTCCAGGCAAAATAGTGGAGACACAAATCACGCAGGAAGAGACGGAAGAGCAGAACGCCCTGAGCGAACTGAACAATGAAGAAGACCAATCagagagggaagaaaaagaagaaggaggaaaaaagaaaaagctgtACGAACTGAACGAGCTACATTACTTGGTGAACGCATTGCCATATATCGATTCGCACGACAGcgaactggaaaaaaatgccaaacagttggtggaagaagaaatgatgTTAAtgcaaaaacaaaatgaaataaaaaattatcttcaaaattttgacaTCCCTCAATCAgtgtatgtaaaaataaaaaattcagtCATACCAAATGAGCTAAAACGCTGTGAACAGAATATCAACATGGAGAAGTTAAACTTAAATTATTACAACATTGATAAGGAGGAGTTgaacgaagagaaaaatgtgaaccagtggGCTAACACATTGACAAAGCATAAAATCGTATTGGAAAATATGCACAACGCACTTATCAACGTGGAGTTAATGAATAAATACAAGGAGGTCATGTGGAGTGAGCACATGAAAGTGTTCGCACACATTGATGTTAACCTACAGAATAACATAAAGTTGCTAAAGGATCAAATAGATAACATAAACAAACAGAGGAAATTGCACCAACTCAGTTACGTGAAGGACTTGTCCGCACTGCAAAATGAGAGAAGCGAGTACAAGCGGAAGAACGACATCGTTCtggaggaaataaagaagctTCTGTCCGAGAACCTACACCTGCGTTATCGGCGGAATGAGGCATGA
- a CDS encoding major facilitator superfamily-related transporter, putative codes for MKAPEKDEAVANHPKSAKGAEIIGKRIENMKINKQNEDKEAVKEYLSSIDNEVLTKLSCFSGLGYYLAKLKLKVNKFYFIYTILTIINFAIYVNRGIIPGSYDFLSSYLREKYATSNVDVHIGFLTSVFVFGLSISSIISGSLASTYSVFRITDIFLFQNSLALLMTGFSFIIGSYYSLMFSRFFCGFSEAAFITIIPPLIYSYSKDRAGSWISIFITMFPLGGCMGYLLAVLLPTFKISIAQYFTGSGVIFMIFFFLFYLFDEDLLKKYEDEKSRKEQQLRQMKQGDAIKDVTEEEKNKGKLAKGGVSSGGANSGTTNKGVSQKGTSVTKSEAANSATNSATTSATSTPAGVVPRDRAIPIDASKDSSGTSTPSGTSQLANSRMQSGKTQNSGGHNNHNLTKKTDKGIISKQKSLDEEMHIRKSGTNSSSVLYDEIMHQTSDGVSFNKAKSFSSAKKNYSDLNSNAYMGEIDLEANEDQEQEYINNNSYINNNLDKMYLSKSFGNEGAYMNTTQESYDRTKKENKYLEIELDNCIESMDDEKNNEHLNLGLLVNTTLTNISFLILVIALTAHTDMVQSYLVYGAPILYALKIFPSYKAATVFCSLCACLSSIIGNCLGGFLMDSYNLNIQNVDKNYEHINSNEKKIKIYSKDVLVYEYLRIIGFQTFIILIIASSLVMLIPFITNIYMFTFVMTLGMTFLFSAMPGHNIGVMVCVPQNIRAFSIGMSSFISHLLGDIPWTIIIGKIKGTLSPDCVVTRNGELSERCFQQSRGLRVTLFIICSKSLIMALASFLLNVYAKKKIMRYKNKQNNRA; via the exons atgaaagcgCCGGAAAAAGATGAAGCAGTTGCCAACCATCCCAAGAGCGCCAAGGGCGCAGAGATCATTGGAAAAAGAATAGAAAACATGAAGATCAATAAGCAGAATGAAGATAAAGAAGCAGTGAAGGAGTATCTCTCCAGTATTGATAACGAAGTGCTAACAAAACTTAGCTGTTTCTCTGGCCTTGGATACTATTTAGCAAAACTGAAGCTTAAAGTTAACaaattctattttatttataccaTATTAACAATAATTAACTTTGCTATTTACGTAAACAGAGGAATAATTCCTGGATCATAtgattttttatcttcttatCTGAGGGAGAAATATGCAACATCTAATGTAGATGTACACATAGGGTTCTTAACAtccgtttttgtttttggaTTAAGTATAAGCTCCATCATTAGTGGTTCGCTTGCTTCAACTTATAGCGTATTTAGGATAACagacatttttctttttcaaaattccTTAGCCTTACTCATGACtggtttttccttcatcattGGTTCGTACTACTCCCTAATGTTTAGTAGATTCTTTTGTGGGTTCAGTGAAGCAGCATTCATTACCATTATCCCTCCTCTGATTTATTCATATTCGAAAGATCGGGCTGGATCCTGGATTAGTATTTTCATAACCATGTTTCCTTTGGGGGGGTGTATGGGTTACCTGCTTGCAGTTCTATTACCCACATTTAAAATTAGTATAGCACAGTACTTTACTGGTTCCGGGGTTATCTTCatgattttcttctttctgttttaCCTGTTTGATGAggatttattaaaaaagtaTGAGGACGAGAAGAGCAGGAAGGAGCAGCAGTTGAGACAGATGAAACAGGGCGATGCCATCAAGGATGTAacggaggaagagaagaacaaaGGGAAGCTAGCGAAGGGAGGTGTTTCATCTGGTGGAGCAAATTCCGGCACAACAAACAAGGGGGTCAGTCAGAAAGGTACAAGTGTCACTAAATCCGAGGCGGCAAACTCAGCCACGAACTCCGCGACCACCTCGGCCACCAGTACCCCCGCGGGAGTAGTACCCAGAGATAGAGCGATCCCTATAGATGCGAGTAAGGACAGTTCGGGGACGAGCACCCCCAGTGGTACATCTCAACTCGCGAATAGTAGAATGCAAAGCGGAAAAACGCAAAATAGTGGTGGCCACAATAACCACAATTTGACGAAAAAGACAGATAAAGGAATCATCTCCAAGCAAAAATCACTCGACGAGGAAATGCATATCAGAAAGAGCGGCACGAACAGCAGTTCCGTACTATACGACGAAATCATGCACCAAACAAGTGATGGAGTGAGCTTTAACAAAGCCAAATCTTTCAGTTCtgcgaagaaaaattacaGTGATCTAAACAGTAATGCCTATATGGGAGAAATAGACTTAGAAGCGAACGAAGACCAGGAACAGGAATATATAAACAACAACAGTTACATTAATAATAACCTGGATAAAATGTATCTTAGCAAATCGTTTGGAAACGAGGGGGCATATATGAATACAACTCAGGAATCTTATGATAgaacaaagaaggaaaacaaatattTAGAAATAGAGCTAGATAACTGTATCGAATCTATGGACGATGAGAAAAACAATGAACACCTAAATTTAGGTCTCCTTGTAAATACAACCTTAACAAACATTAGTTTCCTAATATTAGTTATTGCACTAACGGCACACACAGACATGGTTCAATCCTACTTGGTTTATGGTGCACCTATCCTCTATGCGTTAAAGATTTTCCCTTCGTACAAAGCGGCCACAGTGTTCTGCAGTTTATGCGCTTGTCTATCCTCCATTATTGGTAACTGCTTAGGAGGATTCCTCATGGATTCATACAATCTTAATATACAGAATGTCGACAAGAATTATGAACATATAAATAgtaatgagaagaaaattaaaatttacaGCAAAGATGTGTTGGTGTACGAGTACCTGCGTATTATTGGTTTTCAGACTTTCATCATTTTAATTATTGCCAGTTCTTTGGTTATGCTAATTCCTTTTATTAccaacatatatatgttcaccTTCGTCATGACCCTAGGGATGACATTTCTCTTCTCCGCCATG CCTGGCCACAACATTGGAGTGATGGTGTGCGTGCCTCAGAACATTCGCGCCTTCTCCATAGGAATGTCTTCCTTTATTTCACATCTGCTTGG CGACATCCCTTGGACGATTATCATCGGCAAGATTAAGGGAACTCTGTCTCCTGATTGCGTCGTTACGAGAAAT GGAGAACTGAGCGAGCGCTGCTTCCAACAAAGCAGAGGTCTGCGAGTAACTCTTTTCATAATTTGCTCCAAGTCGCTCATCATGGCGTTGGCTAGCTTCCTCCTGAATGTATatgcaaagaagaaaattatgagaTACAAGAATAAGCAAAACAATAGGGCCTGA
- a CDS encoding endonuclease III-like protein, producing the protein MDRTSKYFSKERAKKISITYEDEVNGSAIRQVGGVEYRLKSKREATKGETSPHFVKEEYPDAEGKLLPVEGRIRNGRKERRGKQISQDGRRGTKRVPIEKHELREVNSELRKKLVKVMEGSAVGEGGGKLSGPSGGHNGGDDKSADNPANGPAKDHTSPQTEQKLEHFLQTYEKISKMRKHIVAPVDKYGCHMLSDKTESAKVYRFQTLVSCMLSTRTRDESTAMAMERLKKHGLTVHNMLKTSEEELKKLIQTVGFYKIKAKQIIQISQILRDKYDYDIPHTLEGLLELPGIGQKVAHLILQTALDTHEGIAVDIHVHRISNRLNWVCTKNESITQSKLESYVPRALWSELNKTLVGFGQVVCKAKSPHCTMCAVTNCCKYYQDTRGGKEAPGGK; encoded by the coding sequence ATGGATCGAACGTCTAAATACTTCTCCAAAGAGAGAGCGAAGAAGATATCGATAACGTATGAAGATGAGGTCAATGGAAGTGCGATAAGGCAAGTGGGGGGAGTAGAGTATCGCTTGAAATCAAAGCGGGAGGCGACTAAGGGGGAGACAAGTCCACATTttgtgaaggaagaatatcCCGACGCTGAAGGAAAGCTCCTCCCTGTAGAAGGACGCATTCGAAATGGTCGAAAAGAACGACGGGGTAAGCAGATCAGCCAGGATGGTAGGCGCGGCACCAAGCGTGTGCCCATAGAAAAGCATGAATTAAGGGAGGTTAACAGTGAGCTTAGGAAGAAACTTGTTAAGGTGATGGAGGGATCAGCTGTTGGGGAGGGTGGGGGGAAGTTGAGCGGGCCAAGTGGTGGTCACAACGGTGGTGATGACAAAAGTGCTGATAACCCCGCTAATGGCCCCGCTAAGGACCACACTTCCCCCCAGACGGAGCAGAAGCTGGAACACTTCCTCCAGACGTACGAGAAGATTAGCAAAATGCGCAAGCACATCGTGGCTCCGGTGGACAAGTACGGTTGCCACATGTTGAGCGACAAAACGGAAAGTGCAAAGGTCTACCGATTCCAAACCTTGGTCTCGTGTATGCTCTCCACAAGGACGAGGGACGAGAGCACCGCGATGGCTATGGAGAGATTAAAAAAGCACGGGCTCACGGTACACAACATGCTAAAGACATCTGaagaggaattaaaaaaattaatacaaACCGTAGGTTTCTATAAGATTAAAGCAAAGCAGATTATTCAGATTAGCCAAATATTGAGAGACAAATATGATTACGATATTCCACACACACTGGAGGGGTTACTAGAACTCCCAGGAATAGGGCAAAAGGTCGCTCACCTTATTTTACAGACTGCCCTCGATACACATGAAGGGATAGCTGTGGACATACATGTCCATAGAATTTCTAACCGCTTGAATTGGGTATGTACAAAAAACGAGTCAATTACACAATCCAAATTGGAGAGCTATGTACCCAGGGCTCTGTGGTCTGAATTAAATAAAACTCTGGTTGGATTTGGGCAGGTGGTGTGCAAAGCGAAAAGTCCTCATTGCACCATGTGTGCAGTGACGAACTGTTGTAAGTATTACCAGGACACCcgaggggggaaggaggCCCCCgggggaaaatga
- a CDS encoding cytosolic Fe-S cluster assembly factor NAR1, putative, protein MFSNAIKLDNLNDYYNEAEECIKPFLYKSQIVNDDDLSEPNLIHINKKNKERKKKERGEISLTDCLACSGCVTNEETNFLKNQNAVEILNEIKKKKINIISLSLQSITALSVHYNLSIPKTRKKLCFLFKSLGFDYVYESSLSEFITLNESKREFMHHFAQATREVQQNQQYQKKADDALRNKKDKRLKLKRESKNELRGGKTEKVVTNGSMLTEGKDNHAFVSTRERNTSLPLICSHCSGTVIYGEKNFDEEQLDAFSKVKSSQDIQGVILKILHLQKGINVTLPLLENLPPLSNFFNGYCKYESNFWSICRKIYRRNHCLLQSDQISNRSNGVTFNPPTIYDINHVYLLYCFDKKLEAHRSNLPQQNSVNENMLSYLSYVSPRISHQMRDTANADQQEKRNFHCVDAVLTTVELVELIKDTDIDFLSLLEMPVDNLYDLLRGAMKGLEVDKMKGDSSGIKAEEKSPMKNDERTGTCNLYEVRELRELYKQLAEYTLRCGNKNNISMGYGEEIFKYVCREMFNFEMDEKEFDLKYHDIVVLSLLEDDHCVLRVILSYGFKSMYSVIRKVKEEKGKSAAWISPQGKSSPQSGTPFKPSGEVKKYNVEITYNLHFKGRIDYIELMACEKGCLFGCAQNIFSEHVHRRISCPCYNSRIFKKIAQQEVIENFDFLRSDGRSDEQGRGGQAEDETEGIICAREKHTKCDHHMQDAEASSINQGETRNDYELFNHKKVDTEKLFQKMYDTMHSDKLTVYVNSSKCDRDISVNTFLKNIGNFFNTETFNILKTSFSSKKKEDIINW, encoded by the coding sequence atgttttccaACGCGATTAAGCTAGATAATCTGAACGACTATTACAACGAAGCGGAGGAATGCATTAAGCCCTTTTTGTACAAGTCGCAAATTGTGAATGATGACGATCTGAGCGAGCCAAACTTAATTCACATAaacaagaagaataaagaaagaaagaaaaaggagaggggAGAAATATCACTGACCGATTGCTTAGCCTGTAGTGGTTGTGTAACAAATGAAGAGACTAATTTTCTCAAAAATCAAAATGCAGTCGAAATTTTaaacgaaattaaaaaaaaaaaaataaacatcaTTTCCTTGTCTTTGCAAAGCATCACAGCCTTGTCCGTACATTATAATTTGTCCATTCCCAAGACAAGGAAAAAGTTATGTTTTCTGTTTAAATCGTTAGGCTTCGATTATGTGTATGAATCCTCCCTCAGTGAGTTCATAACTCTTAATGAGAGCAAGCGGGAGTTTATGCACCACTTTGCGCAGGCCACAAGGGAAGTACAACAAAACCAGCAGTACCAGAAAAAAGCCGATGATGCtttgagaaataaaaaggacaaGCGCCTCAAATTAAAGCGGGAAAGTAAAAATGAGCTCAGGGGGGGTAAGACGGAGAAGGTAGTTACAAATGGAAGTATGTTAACAGAAGGGAAGGATAACCATGCGTTTGTCAGCACACGTGAGAGAAATACCTCCCTTCCTCTCATTTGCTCTCATTGCAGTGGCACCGTTATATATGGAGAGAAGAATTTCGATGAAGAACAGTTAGATGCATTTAGTAAGGTAAAGTCTAGTCAGGATATCCAGGGggttattttaaaaatcctGCACCTGCAGAAGGGCATAAATGTGACTCTGCCCCTACTGGAAAATCTCCCCCCCTTGAGTAACTTTTTCAATGGGTACTGCAAGTACGAGTCGAACTTCTGGTCCATTTGCAGAAAGATCTATCGAAGGAACCATTGCCTTTTGCAATCGGACCAAATAAGCAATCGAAGCAACGGTGTGACTTTCAACCCTCCAACGATCTACGACATCAACCATGTGTACCTGCTGTATTGCTTCGACAAGAAATTAGAGGCGCACAGAAGTAATCTCCCCCAACAGAATTCCGTAAATGAAAACATGCTTTCCTACCTGTCTTATGTCTCGCCACGGATATCCCACCAAATGCGCGACACGGCCAACGCAGACCAAcaggaaaagaggaacttTCACTGCGTCGATGCTGTGCTCACCACGGTGGAGCTTGTCGAGCTGATAAAGGACACGGACATTGATTTTCTGTCACTGCTAGAGATGCCTGTTGATAATTTGTACGATCTTTTGCGGGGCGCCATGAAGGGGTTGGAGGTAGATAAGATGAAGGGGGACTCTAGCGGAATTAAAGCGGAGGAGAAGTCGCCTATGAAAAACGATGAACGAACTGGTACGTGCAATCTGTACGAAGTGCGAGAACTGCGCGAGCTGTATAAGCAACTCGCTGAGTACACACTTCGGTGCGGTAATAAGAATAACATTTCGATGGGCTACGGAgaagaaattttcaaatatgTGTGCAGAGAAATGTTCAATTTTGAGATGGACGAAAAGGAGTTCGATCTGAAATATCACGACATAGTGGTGTTGTCCCTGTTGGAAGACGATCACTGCGTTCTTCGAGTGATCCTGTCCTACGGATTTAAGAGCATGTATAGTGTTATCCGGAAggtgaaggaggagaaggggaagagcGCAGCATGGATAAGTCCACAAGGGAAAAGCTCACCTCAGAGTGGTACACCATTCAAACCCTCCGGCGAGGTAAAAAAGTACAACGTGGAAATTACCTACAATTTGCATTTCAAAGGAAGAATCGACTACATCGAATTGATGGCCTGCGAAAAGGGGTGCCTCTTCGGATGCGCccagaatattttttcggagCATGTCCATAGGCGCATCTCTTGCCCATGTTACAACTCtcgcatttttaaaaaaatcgcTCAGCAGGAGGTTATTGAAAATTTTGACTTCCTCCGTTCAGATGGAAGAAGCGATGAGCAGGGTCGTGGCGGACAAGCAGAAGATGAAACGGAGGGCATTATCTGTGCTagagaaaaacacacaaaatgTGATCATCACATGCAGGATGCAGAAGCCTCATCGATTAACCAAGGGGAGACACGAAATGATTACGAACTGTTTAATCACAAAAAAGTGGATACAGAAAAGCTGtttcaaaaaatgtatgacaCCATGCATAGTGACAAACTTACTGTATATGTCAATTCCAGCAAATGTGATAGGGATATAAGTGTGAAcacgtttttaaaaaacattgGTAACTTTTTCAACACGGAGACATTCAACATTCTTAAgacttccttttcttccaagaagaaggaagacatTATAAATTGGTGA